DNA from Apostichopus japonicus isolate 1M-3 chromosome 15, ASM3797524v1, whole genome shotgun sequence:
GTGTCGGTGAGTTAGCACTAGTTTCACTCGGCTTTGATTTAGGCGCCGTTCCGAGGCGGTAGCAAATCGTAGTTTTGTCCGTACCGACTTCCCATGTCCTGACGGTTTGACGGTTGACCGGTATCAATGTCACGGTTTCGTCAGAGGATGGTTCGTCGTCCTCAAAGTCATCATAGACGAATAAATCGTCgtgagtgacgtcatcagatTTTGATGCTTCCCTTTCTGCTGGTATAATATGTTCATTTGCAGGACACGGACAGACTCTCTCTGGTTCGAACTGTAACTGAGGACGCTCCGCATTTCTGATCACTTTTCTCTCTACCTCcgtatttaattttgtttttccatgtTTCCTATCCGCGCTTTTATCTCGCATCTGGAGAAAGATTCTTTCCGAATTTTCACCATTTTGTATGAGAAGTTGTTCGGCTCGAGATCCTGGCCGGAGAATTCGATTATATATGTTCTTCATATGGTTCTTGTGTTTAGTGGTCGGAGAGTCCTGGCGTGGTTCTCGGGATGAATTTGGAAGGCCTAACTTCATCGTTTCTGAATCTATAACCTTTTTCTTGAGAATCGAACGAGGAAGTGTAATTGCAGTGAAATGGTCTCTGTTTCTTTCTACTTCTCGATCtataagaagaaataaaaaaccgTAAAAGAAAGTTGAACCAATGTTTGCATAAACTTCAAAGAAACTTCTTAACTGTGGTTCCTGAAACAGATATTCTTGTAAAAGGTTCAAAATGTTGATCTAACCTAAAATAATTTGAAACTCGTGTTAATCCaggttattttatattttgccaCTCTGACACAAAGTTATGcgttaataaataaatcataaattaagAAACCAAAATGAATTGGAAAGTGTCTGACAAACAGAACGCCGACAGAATGTTTATTTAGGACAAAACTCTAGCCGTTGATTGAGAATTGATCAAAAAAAGTACTGCATTttaattaagaaaatatttgatgCATGCCGCATGAGATAATACGGGTGTCGATTATTTTCACACTGGGACACACCTATATTTTCCATATAGACACATTTCTTTTACACAGCCATTGCTCTTGTGTTAGCGTTGTATTCATACCTGTAGGCAAGCCTAGTCAAGGGATGCCATTCCACAGCCCaaactttttttcaacaaaCATTAGGAACATTATGAAAACATTCACTAAAGAATTATAATTCCTAAACATGTAGGCCTTATCAGTTCAAAGCATTGCCAAAGATTTGAATCTACGCCACCTTACGTAAACACAAATTTCTCACCCGcttcccttagacccccccCAGGAAGGCATCCCCTGCACGGGGTGACAAAGGAAGGATCCGCGCGGGTGTCAACTATTCTAGGTACGCCACTGCGGCGCGGGCTCTAGCTCGCAAGTAAAATATGTTTGTCAACactttttcaacattttcaatttaacTAGTTATAATCAATTAAATGACCTAAAAAACGttcatcaaattttttttttaagtttcgcCATTTACTCAAACTGATATAAGGAGACATGACGTAAGTACATGCATGCAAGCAGGTGAGACTATACCAGACTATTACAACAGTATAGCTGTGTATTTTTAAACGTCATATCTTACATTGTCTGACTGTCTCTCCATTCGCCAATAGAAGCAATTTTGGTTCCTTGAGACTTTTATCTCTACTCTGTTTAGGTTGAATAAGTTCTGCCTCTTCGTCCGGAGTATCAATGCCATCATAATCGGACAGCTTCTGTATAGTTATcagagatattgtacttcataTGTGAATTTTGTGGACTAAATGGGGAACACAATGAACGAATGAAACGATTTTatatcattctttctttttctgtatCAGTAATGATTGAAAAAAATACTTGGACATATAGCATTGGAAAATATCGGGCATCGGAAAAGGCATATAGAGTATTGTATTCAAATGCTTGAAGTTTGCAATATTTCacattaaaggagacacaagCCCGTCCAGCCACCATCATTAGTATATGTGAAGGTTGAAGACTTGA
Protein-coding regions in this window:
- the LOC139981417 gene encoding uncharacterized protein, giving the protein MHRIFVDMIDGIVLSKLSDYDGIDTPDEEAELIQPKQSRDKSLKEPKLLLLANGETVRQYREVERNRDHFTAITLPRSILKKKVIDSETMKLGLPNSSREPRQDSPTTKHKNHMKNIYNRILRPGSRAEQLLIQNGENSERIFLQMRDKSADRKHGKTKLNTEVERKVIRNAERPQLQFEPERVCPCPANEHIIPAEREASKSDDVTHDDLFVYDDFEDDEPSSDETVTLIPVNRQTVRTWEVGTDKTTICYRLGTAPKSKPSETSANSPTLDLTPPPVPGRVITTPVKSPTKGILNGLPPPSPVAKIPPTSFTPEARSKLQKYPGRFSASLSVDQRKFSSRGARYIVDDKRALMSDTSASTGKAVTFDTLTSETKKRLKKRSCMRKARFNNENQLRTSELLNHLENLPMLRKFKTKDHI